From one Triticum aestivum cultivar Chinese Spring chromosome 4B, IWGSC CS RefSeq v2.1, whole genome shotgun sequence genomic stretch:
- the LOC123090027 gene encoding peroxidase 4-like — protein sequence MALRLDNVKKIVPWSLKHVVLIREVGAHTVGLARCTNFRDHIYNDTNIDAGFARSRQTGCPRATSSGDNNLAPLDLQTPTVFENDYYKNLVQKRGLLHSDQELFNGGGADALVREYVGSQSAFFKDFVEGMIKMGDITPLTGSNGQIRMNCRRIN from the exons ATGGCACTAAG GCTGGACAACGTCAAAAAAATTGTTCCTTGGTCACTTAAACATGTGGTACTAATTAGGGAAGTTG GAGCCCACACAGTCGGCCTAGCACGCTGCACAAACTTCCGGGATCACATCTACAACGACACAAACATTGATGCTGGCTTCGCCAGGAGCCGCCAGACAGGCTGCCCTCGCGCTACCAGCTCAGGGGACAACAACCTGGCGCCGCTAGACCTCCAGACCCCGACTGTCTTCGAGAACGACTACTACAAAAACCTCGTTCAGAAGAGGGGCCTCCTGCACTCAGACCAGGAGCTCTTCAACGGTGGTGGTGCCGACGCGCTAGTCCGGGAGTATGTCGGTAGCCAGAGCGCCTTCTTCAAGGACTTTGTGGAGGGAATGATTAAGATGGGGGACATCACGCCGCTGACGGGATCCAACGGGCAGATCAGGATGAACTGCAGGAGGATCAACTAA